In Ailuropoda melanoleuca isolate Jingjing chromosome 4, ASM200744v2, whole genome shotgun sequence, the following proteins share a genomic window:
- the CREB3L3 gene encoding cyclic AMP-responsive element-binding protein 3-like protein 3 isoform X2: protein MNGDLAAGKMASSTGPMDPIGSLELLDLLFDQQDGILRHVELGEAWDHVEDQVLPGPDSEDFLNSILASGDSAPSSPIWSPAASDSGISEDLPSDTQDTPPRSGMSATPTGCQTMEAGKGLCPSYHPGPPCLASPPGPVAQVLEASVAIDLEMWSPSLCSEEQVEMADPPPSCNLTVKDLLLSGSGAADLQQHHLAAPHLLCPGPEHGQELVLTEDEKKLLAKEGLTLPTQLPLTKYEERVLKKIRRKIRNKQSAQESRKKKKEYIDGLETRMSACTAQNQELQRKVLHLEKQNLSLLEQLKKLQAIVVQSTSKSAQTGTCVAVLLLSFALIVLPSISPFVAKKAENTGDYAPVRVFSRTLHNNAASRVAPGATPGSEAPGPRSKDGISQEGSPGSPTADWESQGMSALDNLTKGLDNSTLTPDNSTLVPDNSTLSRNNLTLIQDNSTLVSDNSTEKQNGATLLGWTAPEPALSSGRVGLEAAGEEL, encoded by the exons ATGAATGGGGATTTGGCAGCTGGAAAG ATGGCTTCCTCCACCGGTCCCATGGACCCCATCGGCAGCCTGGAGCTCCTGGACCTCCTGTTTGATCAGCAGGACGGCATCCTGAGACATGTGGAGCTGGGTGAGGCCTGGGACCACGTCGAGGACCAG GTCCTGCCAGGCCCAGACTCTGAAGATTTCCTAAACTCCATCCTGGCTTCTGGAGACTCGGCGCCCAGCTCCCCGATCTGGTCCCCTGCAGCCAGTGACAGTGGCATCTCTGAAGACCTGCCCTCCGACACCCAGGACACCCCTCCACGCAGTGGGATGTCCGCCACCCCCACCGGCTGCCAGACTATGGAGGCAGGCAAGGGGCTCTGCCCCTCCTACCATCCTGGACCCCCCTGCCTCGCCAGTCCCCCTGGACCGGTGGCCCAAGTACTGGAGGCCTCTGTGGCCATAGACCTGG AAATGTGGAGCCCGAGCCTCTGTTCTGAGGAACAGGTTGAGATGGCGGACCCACCGCCATCCTGCAACCTCACTGTGAAAGATCTCCTCCTCTCCGGCAGCGGTGCCGCGGACCTG cagcagcatcacctggcgGCCCCCCACCTGCTGTGCCCCGGGCCTGAGCACGGCCAGGAGCTGGTGCTGACAGAGGATGAGAAGAAGCTTCTGGCCAAAGAAGGCCTCACCCTtcccacccagctgcccctcaccAAG TATGAGGAGCGAGTGCTGAAAAAAATCCGCCGGAAAATCCGGAACAAACAGTCTGCCCAAGAAAGCcggaaaaagaagaaggaatataTTGATGGCCTGGAAACTCG GATGTCAGCCTGCACTGCCCAGAACCAGGAGCTTCAGAGGAAGGTCTTGCATCTCGAGAAGCAGAACCT ATCCCTCTTGGAGCAGCTGAAGAAACTCCAGGCCATTGTGGTCCAGTCCACCAGCAAGTCGGCCCAGACGGGCACCTGTGTAGCG GTCCTGCTGCTCTCCTTTGCCCTCATCGTCCTGCCCTCCATTAGCCCTTTCGTCGCCAAAAAAGCCGAGAACACCGGAGACTACGCACCTGTTCGAG TTTTCTCCAGAACTTTGCACAACAACGCTGCCTCCCGCGTGGCCCCCGGCGCCACACCAGGCTCCGAAGCCCCAGGACCACGGTCCAAGGACGGCATATCCCAGGAAGGGTCTCCAGGCAGCCCCACAGCGGACTGGGAATCTCAGGGCATGTCGGCTCTGGACAACTTGACGAAGGGGCTGGACAACTCGACCCTGACCCCAGACAACTCCACTCTGGTCCCGGACAACTCGACACTCTCCCGGAACAATTTGACACTCATCCAGGACAACTCGACGCTCGTCTCGGACAACTCGACGGAGAAGCAGAACGGGGCCACCCTGCTGGGCTGGACTGCACCTGAGCCAGCGCTCAGCTCTGGGCGGGTGGGCCTGGAGGCAGCAGGGGAGGAGCTGTGA
- the SIRT6 gene encoding NAD-dependent protein deacetylase sirtuin-6 isoform X1, which yields MSVNYAAGLSPYADKGKCGLPEIFDPPEELERKVWELAQLVWQSSNVVFHTGAGISTASGIPDFRGPHGVWTMEERGLAPKFDTTFESARPTQTHMALVQLERVGLLRFLVSQNVDGLHVRSGFPRDKLAELHGNMFVEECVKCKTQYVRDTVVGSMGLKATGRLCTVAKARGLRACRGELRDTILDWEDALPDRDLTLADEASRNADLSITLGTSLQIRPSGNLPLATKRRGGRLVIVNLQPTKHDRHADLRIHGYVDEVMTRLMKHLGLEIPAWDGPRVLERALPPLPRPPAPKLEPKEEAPTQLNGPAPASPKPEPSSEPCTQHNGSGPASPKRERLDSPALHRPPKRVKAEVAPS from the exons ATCTTCGACCCCCCTGAGGAGTTGGAGCGGAAGGTGTGGGAGCTGGCGCAGCTGGTCTGGCAGTCCTCCAACGTGGTGTTCCACACGGGTGCTGGCATCAGCACCGCCTCGGGGATCCCTGACTTCAG GGGCCCCCATGGTGTCTGGACGATGGAGGAGCGGGGCCTGGCCCCCAAATTTGACACCACCTTCGAGAGCGCGCGGCCCACGCAGACCCACATGGCGCTGGTGCAGCTGGAGCGCGTGGGCCTCCTCCGTTTCCTGGTCAGCCAGAACGTGGATGGGCTGCACGTGCGCTCCGGTTTCCCCAG GGACAAGCTGGCGGAGCTCCACGGAAACATGTTCGTAGAGGAGTGTGTCAAGTGTAAGAC GCAGTACGTCCGGGACACCGTCGTGGGCAGCATGGGCCTCAAGGCCACGGGCCGGCTCTGCACTGTGGCCAAGGCGAGGGGGCTGCGGGCCTGCAG GGGGGAGCTGAGAGATACCATCCTGGACTGGGAGGACGCCCTGCCTGACCGGGACCTCACTCTCGCTGATGAGGCCAGCAG GAACGCAGACCTGTCCATCACACTGGGCACCTCCCTGCAAATCCGGCCGAGCGGGAACCTGCCGCTTGCCACCAAGCGCCGAGGAGGCCGACTGGTCATTGTCAACCTTCAGCCCACGAAGCAT GACCGCCACGCTGACCTGCGAATCCATGGCTATGTGGACGAGGTCATGACCCGGCTCATGAAGCACCTGGGCCTGGAGATTCCCGCCTGGGACGGCCCCCGCGTGCTGGAGAGGGCGctgccccccctgccccgcccgcCCGCGCCCAAGCTGGAGCCCAAGGAGGAGGCCCCCACCCAGCTCAATGGCCCAGCACCCGCCAGCCCCAAGCCGGAGCCCTCCTCGGAGCCCTGCACCCAGCACAACGGCTCTGGGCCCGCCAGCCCCAAGAGGGAGCGGCTGGACAGTCCTGCACTGCACAGGCCCCCCAAAAGGGTGAAGGCCGAGGTGGCCCCCAGCTGA
- the SIRT6 gene encoding NAD-dependent protein deacetylase sirtuin-6 isoform X3 — protein sequence MEERGLAPKFDTTFESARPTQTHMALVQLERVGLLRFLVSQNVDGLHVRSGFPRDKLAELHGNMFVEECVKCKTQYVRDTVVGSMGLKATGRLCTVAKARGLRACRGELRDTILDWEDALPDRDLTLADEASRNADLSITLGTSLQIRPSGNLPLATKRRGGRLVIVNLQPTKHDRHADLRIHGYVDEVMTRLMKHLGLEIPAWDGPRVLERALPPLPRPPAPKLEPKEEAPTQLNGPAPASPKPEPSSEPCTQHNGSGPASPKRERLDSPALHRPPKRVKAEVAPS from the exons ATGGAGGAGCGGGGCCTGGCCCCCAAATTTGACACCACCTTCGAGAGCGCGCGGCCCACGCAGACCCACATGGCGCTGGTGCAGCTGGAGCGCGTGGGCCTCCTCCGTTTCCTGGTCAGCCAGAACGTGGATGGGCTGCACGTGCGCTCCGGTTTCCCCAG GGACAAGCTGGCGGAGCTCCACGGAAACATGTTCGTAGAGGAGTGTGTCAAGTGTAAGAC GCAGTACGTCCGGGACACCGTCGTGGGCAGCATGGGCCTCAAGGCCACGGGCCGGCTCTGCACTGTGGCCAAGGCGAGGGGGCTGCGGGCCTGCAG GGGGGAGCTGAGAGATACCATCCTGGACTGGGAGGACGCCCTGCCTGACCGGGACCTCACTCTCGCTGATGAGGCCAGCAG GAACGCAGACCTGTCCATCACACTGGGCACCTCCCTGCAAATCCGGCCGAGCGGGAACCTGCCGCTTGCCACCAAGCGCCGAGGAGGCCGACTGGTCATTGTCAACCTTCAGCCCACGAAGCAT GACCGCCACGCTGACCTGCGAATCCATGGCTATGTGGACGAGGTCATGACCCGGCTCATGAAGCACCTGGGCCTGGAGATTCCCGCCTGGGACGGCCCCCGCGTGCTGGAGAGGGCGctgccccccctgccccgcccgcCCGCGCCCAAGCTGGAGCCCAAGGAGGAGGCCCCCACCCAGCTCAATGGCCCAGCACCCGCCAGCCCCAAGCCGGAGCCCTCCTCGGAGCCCTGCACCCAGCACAACGGCTCTGGGCCCGCCAGCCCCAAGAGGGAGCGGCTGGACAGTCCTGCACTGCACAGGCCCCCCAAAAGGGTGAAGGCCGAGGTGGCCCCCAGCTGA
- the CREB3L3 gene encoding cyclic AMP-responsive element-binding protein 3-like protein 3 isoform X1 yields the protein MNGDLAAGKMASSTGPMDPIGSLELLDLLFDQQDGILRHVELGEAWDHVEDQQVLPGPDSEDFLNSILASGDSAPSSPIWSPAASDSGISEDLPSDTQDTPPRSGMSATPTGCQTMEAGKGLCPSYHPGPPCLASPPGPVAQVLEASVAIDLEMWSPSLCSEEQVEMADPPPSCNLTVKDLLLSGSGAADLQQHHLAAPHLLCPGPEHGQELVLTEDEKKLLAKEGLTLPTQLPLTKYEERVLKKIRRKIRNKQSAQESRKKKKEYIDGLETRMSACTAQNQELQRKVLHLEKQNLSLLEQLKKLQAIVVQSTSKSAQTGTCVAVLLLSFALIVLPSISPFVAKKAENTGDYAPVRVFSRTLHNNAASRVAPGATPGSEAPGPRSKDGISQEGSPGSPTADWESQGMSALDNLTKGLDNSTLTPDNSTLVPDNSTLSRNNLTLIQDNSTLVSDNSTEKQNGATLLGWTAPEPALSSGRVGLEAAGEEL from the exons ATGAATGGGGATTTGGCAGCTGGAAAG ATGGCTTCCTCCACCGGTCCCATGGACCCCATCGGCAGCCTGGAGCTCCTGGACCTCCTGTTTGATCAGCAGGACGGCATCCTGAGACATGTGGAGCTGGGTGAGGCCTGGGACCACGTCGAGGACCAG CAGGTCCTGCCAGGCCCAGACTCTGAAGATTTCCTAAACTCCATCCTGGCTTCTGGAGACTCGGCGCCCAGCTCCCCGATCTGGTCCCCTGCAGCCAGTGACAGTGGCATCTCTGAAGACCTGCCCTCCGACACCCAGGACACCCCTCCACGCAGTGGGATGTCCGCCACCCCCACCGGCTGCCAGACTATGGAGGCAGGCAAGGGGCTCTGCCCCTCCTACCATCCTGGACCCCCCTGCCTCGCCAGTCCCCCTGGACCGGTGGCCCAAGTACTGGAGGCCTCTGTGGCCATAGACCTGG AAATGTGGAGCCCGAGCCTCTGTTCTGAGGAACAGGTTGAGATGGCGGACCCACCGCCATCCTGCAACCTCACTGTGAAAGATCTCCTCCTCTCCGGCAGCGGTGCCGCGGACCTG cagcagcatcacctggcgGCCCCCCACCTGCTGTGCCCCGGGCCTGAGCACGGCCAGGAGCTGGTGCTGACAGAGGATGAGAAGAAGCTTCTGGCCAAAGAAGGCCTCACCCTtcccacccagctgcccctcaccAAG TATGAGGAGCGAGTGCTGAAAAAAATCCGCCGGAAAATCCGGAACAAACAGTCTGCCCAAGAAAGCcggaaaaagaagaaggaatataTTGATGGCCTGGAAACTCG GATGTCAGCCTGCACTGCCCAGAACCAGGAGCTTCAGAGGAAGGTCTTGCATCTCGAGAAGCAGAACCT ATCCCTCTTGGAGCAGCTGAAGAAACTCCAGGCCATTGTGGTCCAGTCCACCAGCAAGTCGGCCCAGACGGGCACCTGTGTAGCG GTCCTGCTGCTCTCCTTTGCCCTCATCGTCCTGCCCTCCATTAGCCCTTTCGTCGCCAAAAAAGCCGAGAACACCGGAGACTACGCACCTGTTCGAG TTTTCTCCAGAACTTTGCACAACAACGCTGCCTCCCGCGTGGCCCCCGGCGCCACACCAGGCTCCGAAGCCCCAGGACCACGGTCCAAGGACGGCATATCCCAGGAAGGGTCTCCAGGCAGCCCCACAGCGGACTGGGAATCTCAGGGCATGTCGGCTCTGGACAACTTGACGAAGGGGCTGGACAACTCGACCCTGACCCCAGACAACTCCACTCTGGTCCCGGACAACTCGACACTCTCCCGGAACAATTTGACACTCATCCAGGACAACTCGACGCTCGTCTCGGACAACTCGACGGAGAAGCAGAACGGGGCCACCCTGCTGGGCTGGACTGCACCTGAGCCAGCGCTCAGCTCTGGGCGGGTGGGCCTGGAGGCAGCAGGGGAGGAGCTGTGA
- the SIRT6 gene encoding NAD-dependent protein deacetylase sirtuin-6 isoform X2, which yields MSVNYAAGLSPYADKGKCGLPEIFDPPEELERKVWELAQLVWQSSNVVFHTGAGISTASGIPDFRGPHGVWTMEERGLAPKFDTTFESARPTQTHMALVQLERVGLLRFLVSQNVDGLHVRSGFPRDKLAELHGNMFVEECVKCKTQYVRDTVVGSMGLKATGRLCTVAKARGLRACRGELRDTILDWEDALPDRDLTLADEASRSDAQMSLDWAGTQTCPSHWAPPCKSGRAGTCRLPPSAEEADWSLSTFSPRSMTATLTCESMAMWTRS from the exons ATCTTCGACCCCCCTGAGGAGTTGGAGCGGAAGGTGTGGGAGCTGGCGCAGCTGGTCTGGCAGTCCTCCAACGTGGTGTTCCACACGGGTGCTGGCATCAGCACCGCCTCGGGGATCCCTGACTTCAG GGGCCCCCATGGTGTCTGGACGATGGAGGAGCGGGGCCTGGCCCCCAAATTTGACACCACCTTCGAGAGCGCGCGGCCCACGCAGACCCACATGGCGCTGGTGCAGCTGGAGCGCGTGGGCCTCCTCCGTTTCCTGGTCAGCCAGAACGTGGATGGGCTGCACGTGCGCTCCGGTTTCCCCAG GGACAAGCTGGCGGAGCTCCACGGAAACATGTTCGTAGAGGAGTGTGTCAAGTGTAAGAC GCAGTACGTCCGGGACACCGTCGTGGGCAGCATGGGCCTCAAGGCCACGGGCCGGCTCTGCACTGTGGCCAAGGCGAGGGGGCTGCGGGCCTGCAG GGGGGAGCTGAGAGATACCATCCTGGACTGGGAGGACGCCCTGCCTGACCGGGACCTCACTCTCGCTGATGAGGCCAGCAGGTCTGACGCTCAGATGAGCCTGGATTGGGCAG GAACGCAGACCTGTCCATCACACTGGGCACCTCCCTGCAAATCCGGCCGAGCGGGAACCTGCCGCTTGCCACCAAGCGCCGAGGAGGCCGACTGGTCATTGTCAACCTTCAGCCCACGAAGCAT GACCGCCACGCTGACCTGCGAATCCATGGCTATGTGGACGAGGTCATGA